In Thioclava sp. GXIMD2076, one DNA window encodes the following:
- a CDS encoding transglutaminase family protein: MILTVNHVTIYDYDAPMRSSVQSLRLFASRHDGQRVIDWDVAVQGGVLGGAFRDGAGDRIEGWSVRGPLEQLRITVRGRVETADTAGMLRGHRETINPLAYLRETALTHDDGTLSALAAKGVTGKEEPLEQAHRLCRLTADEVEYQSGETEARTTASEALYRKKGVCQDQAHVLITMARALDVPARYVTGYLFGEGEGERDEASHAWAELFVENYGWVGFDPANRCCPDARYIRIGSGLDAQDAAPIRGIAQGMGEERMKVSVALESVQQ; the protein is encoded by the coding sequence ATGATCCTGACCGTCAACCATGTAACGATTTACGATTACGATGCGCCCATGCGCAGCTCCGTTCAGTCGCTCAGGCTCTTTGCCTCGCGCCATGACGGGCAGCGGGTCATCGACTGGGATGTGGCCGTGCAGGGGGGCGTCCTTGGCGGCGCCTTCCGTGACGGGGCGGGTGACAGGATCGAGGGCTGGTCCGTGCGCGGGCCTCTCGAGCAGCTGCGCATCACCGTGCGGGGCCGTGTCGAGACGGCCGATACGGCGGGCATGCTGCGCGGCCATCGCGAAACGATCAACCCTCTGGCCTATCTGCGCGAGACCGCTCTGACCCATGACGACGGCACGCTCTCGGCGCTGGCCGCCAAGGGCGTGACGGGCAAGGAAGAGCCTCTGGAGCAGGCGCACCGCCTATGCCGTCTGACGGCCGACGAGGTCGAATACCAGTCCGGCGAGACCGAGGCCAGAACCACCGCCTCCGAGGCGCTGTATCGCAAGAAGGGCGTATGTCAGGATCAGGCGCATGTGCTGATCACCATGGCGCGCGCGCTGGATGTGCCCGCGCGCTATGTGACGGGCTATCTCTTTGGCGAGGGTGAGGGCGAGCGCGACGAGGCCAGCCACGCATGGGCCGAGCTGTTTGTGGAGAATTACGGCTGGGTCGGGTTCGATCCGGCCAATCGCTGCTGTCCGGATGCGCGCTATATTCGTATCGGTTCGGGGCTTGACGCGCAGGATGCGGCACCGATCCGCGGGATTGCACAGGGTATGGGCGAGGAGCGCATGAAGGTTTCCGTTGCTCTGGAAAGCGTCCAGCAATA
- a CDS encoding alpha-E domain-containing protein, giving the protein MLSRTAENLFWIARYIERAETMARLLEVGARITMIPQANGDGYRSEWESLLQASGTADGFADKYGDPVQRNIESYMFFDRDNPSSVISCIERARENARIVRTAISGQLWDVLNMAFQELRQLERRPRSELELTDLTEWVSRQSTMVRGAIDSTLLHNDGYHFLNIGFALERADNTARLLDVKYYVLLPSLDFVGSELDSYQWHTLLRTLQAHRAFHFAYGGELTARKIAHFLILNPQSPRSLITAAEKVTYHLECLARDYRKSGLPQMRARALLGELQKAEVEDIFDEGLHEFLTRFIGEVSGLTSTVFETYLSGEAR; this is encoded by the coding sequence ATGCTGAGCCGGACCGCCGAAAACCTGTTCTGGATTGCCCGCTATATCGAGCGGGCGGAGACCATGGCCCGCCTTCTGGAAGTGGGCGCGCGGATCACCATGATCCCGCAGGCCAATGGCGATGGCTATCGCAGCGAGTGGGAGAGCCTTTTACAGGCCTCGGGCACCGCTGACGGCTTTGCCGATAAATATGGCGATCCGGTGCAGCGCAATATCGAGAGCTATATGTTCTTCGATCGTGACAACCCGTCTTCCGTGATTTCCTGTATCGAGCGGGCTCGCGAAAATGCGCGGATCGTGCGCACCGCGATCTCGGGCCAGCTCTGGGACGTGCTGAACATGGCCTTTCAGGAGTTGCGCCAGCTTGAACGCCGACCGCGCTCCGAGCTGGAACTGACCGACCTGACCGAATGGGTCTCGCGCCAGTCGACCATGGTGCGTGGGGCCATCGATTCGACGCTTCTGCATAATGACGGCTACCATTTCCTCAATATCGGTTTCGCGCTGGAGCGGGCCGATAACACCGCGCGGCTTCTGGATGTGAAATATTACGTTCTGCTGCCGTCGCTCGATTTTGTGGGATCTGAGCTCGATAGTTATCAGTGGCACACACTGCTGCGCACGCTGCAGGCGCATCGCGCCTTCCATTTCGCCTATGGCGGCGAGCTGACGGCGCGCAAGATCGCGCATTTCCTGATCCTCAATCCGCAGAGCCCGCGCTCGCTGATCACGGCCGCCGAGAAGGTGACCTACCATCTGGAATGCCTTGCCCGCGACTACCGCAAATCGGGGCTGCCGCAGATGCGGGCCCGCGCGCTTCTGGGCGAGCTGCAGAAAGCCGAGGTCGAGGATATTTTCGACGAGGGGCTGCACGAGTTCCTGACCCGCTTCATCGGCGAGGTCTCCGGCCTGACCTCGACCGTGTTCGAGACCTATCTATCGGGTGAGGCAAGATGA
- a CDS encoding circularly permuted type 2 ATP-grasp protein — MIQHFNEMYDGGSVREPYARLEGWTNSMPAELRQMKQAEAEQLFRRIGITFAVYGEGGDPDRLIPFDMFPRVFTQKEWRKLEAGIKQRARALNAFLKDVYNKAEIVKAGKIPAKLVYQNEAFERAVMGFTPAMGIYSHIVGIDLVRTGPEDFYVLEDNCRTPSGVSYMLENREIMMRMFPKLFHENRIEPVDGYAEALRRTLASVAPAKCDKDPTIAILTPGHYNSAYYEHSFLADLMGVELVEGPDLFCEGGFVWMRTTEGPKKVDVIYRRIDDAFLDPLCFRPDSMLGVPGLMDCYRSGGVSICSAPGAGVADDKAVYTFVPEMIRFYLGEEPILQNVPTWQCAKTDDLKYVLSNLPELVVKEVHGSGGYGMLVGPKSTKEQIEIFRRKIEEDPENYIAQPTLALSTTPTFVNEGVAPRHVDLRPYCLVGEKIELVPGGLTRVALTEGSLVVNSSQGGGVKDTWVLAE; from the coding sequence ATGATCCAACATTTCAATGAGATGTATGATGGAGGCTCGGTGCGAGAGCCCTATGCGCGGCTAGAGGGATGGACCAATTCCATGCCTGCCGAGTTGCGCCAGATGAAGCAGGCCGAAGCCGAGCAGCTCTTCCGCCGCATCGGCATTACCTTCGCCGTTTATGGTGAAGGCGGCGACCCCGACCGGCTGATCCCTTTCGATATGTTCCCGCGTGTCTTTACGCAGAAGGAATGGCGCAAGCTGGAGGCCGGCATCAAGCAGCGCGCCCGTGCGCTGAACGCCTTTCTCAAGGATGTCTATAACAAGGCCGAGATCGTGAAGGCGGGCAAGATCCCTGCCAAGCTTGTCTATCAGAACGAGGCCTTCGAGCGCGCGGTGATGGGCTTCACACCCGCCATGGGGATCTACAGCCATATCGTGGGCATCGATCTAGTGCGCACCGGCCCCGAGGATTTCTACGTTCTGGAGGATAACTGCCGCACGCCCTCGGGGGTCAGCTACATGCTGGAGAACCGCGAGATCATGATGCGGATGTTCCCCAAGCTGTTCCACGAGAACCGGATCGAGCCGGTCGATGGCTATGCCGAGGCGCTCAGGCGCACGCTGGCCTCCGTGGCGCCTGCCAAATGCGACAAGGACCCGACCATCGCGATCCTGACGCCCGGCCATTACAATTCGGCCTATTACGAGCATAGCTTCCTTGCCGATCTGATGGGGGTCGAACTGGTCGAGGGGCCCGATCTCTTCTGCGAGGGCGGGTTCGTGTGGATGCGCACGACCGAGGGCCCCAAGAAGGTAGATGTAATCTACCGCCGGATCGATGATGCTTTCCTTGATCCGCTCTGCTTCCGTCCCGATTCCATGCTGGGCGTGCCCGGCCTGATGGATTGCTACCGTTCGGGCGGTGTCAGTATCTGCTCGGCGCCCGGTGCAGGTGTGGCCGATGACAAGGCCGTCTATACATTCGTGCCCGAGATGATCCGCTTCTATCTGGGCGAGGAGCCGATCCTGCAGAACGTGCCCACATGGCAATGCGCCAAAACGGACGATCTGAAATATGTGCTCTCCAACCTGCCGGAACTGGTGGTCAAAGAGGTCCATGGCTCGGGCGGCTACGGCATGCTGGTCGGCCCGAAATCCACGAAGGAGCAGATCGAGATCTTCCGTCGCAAGATCGAGGAAGATCCCGAGAATTACATTGCCCAGCCGACGCTGGCGCTCTCGACGACGCCGACCTTTGTCAACGAGGGCGTGGCTCCGCGCCATGTGGATTTGCGGCCCTACTGTCTGGTGGGTGAGAAGATTGAACTTGTTCCCGGAGGTCTGACGCGCGTTGCGCTGACCGAAGGCTCTTTGGTGGTGAATTCCTCGCAAGGCGGGGGCGTTAAAGACACTTGGGTTCTGGCGGAATGA